One window from the genome of Gadus macrocephalus chromosome 7, ASM3116895v1 encodes:
- the LOC132460648 gene encoding receptor-type tyrosine-protein phosphatase-like N isoform X4: MCVCVFLCVCVCPRSKGHEVDPLVRQYLDHMGLDPPRTPLHLQTPPLDPYSYRQYRLPAEEERSLNTLDESSRVFLPSSSSSSSSSSSSPGGVDQDHQLLQDLLSLFLSSSSSSPSLPPGSSLLQELGFPLDYGQDYVTQHAAARRPNQKQAEEQRGGGAQQGGGAQRKDYDSMAGMMDDRSMKNLALLMEHYGASMKDFQSQETEPSSSSSSSSQHLPKGPALNATAPKKMTTSASLQMGESSMSHTPREKTPNKDLVPGSAPSQPAHSETQEDTPPSGSANQEREGDKKAKTAETYGYIVTNQSLRLQDGVLLLGRLAERIDLSPGALVNISVVGPAMTFRVRPNAQNLSAEDVSGKAVAEKSFLESGTGLEILQAGVGEKQEGPAPLQAQRLPPGGSRWGFGILVVTSCVGAVLAAAMTITCLRRHAHRLAARKLGLGPEGGSFTHQEYQDLCRQHMASRGAFGRLEAAALGAAAGPGGGGAGRGPGVGVGATAGVGGGADGSRVSSVSSQFSEGAAPSPGSHSSTPSWCEEPAQANMDISTGHMVLAYMEDHLRNKDRLLQEWEALCSYQAEPSAVSSAHSPAHLKKNRSPDFVPYDHSRVKLRAEVNPSRDDYINASTIIEHDPRMPAYIATQGPLSHTISDFWQVRPGLRRDGVGERLYSHRDVDCSGGGRREAV, encoded by the exons atgtgtgtgtgtgtgtttctatgtgtgtgcgtgtgtcccagGTCTAAGGGGCATGAGGTGGACCCCCTGGTGAGGCAGTACCTGGACCACATGGGGCTGGACCCCCCTCggacccccctccacctccagaccCCCCCGCTGGATCCCTACTCTTACAGACAG tacCGTCTCCCCGCTGAGGAGGAGCGTTCTCTCAACACCCTGGACGAAAGCAGCAGAGTCTtcctcccatcctcctcctcctcttcatcctcctcctcttcctctcctgggGGCGTCGACCAGGACCACCAACTCCTCCaagacctcctctccctcttcctctcctcctcctcctcctccccatccctcccccctggctcctccctccTGCAGGAGCTGGGCTTCCCCCTCGACTATGGCCAGGACTACGTTACCCAGCATGCAGCAGCCAGACGCCCCAATCAGAAGCAGGCAGAGGAgcagcgggggggcggggcccagcaggggggcggggcccagagGAAGGACTACGACTCCATGGCGGGGATGAtggatg accgCTCCATGAAGAACCTGGCTCTCCTCATGGAGCACTACGGGGCCAGCATGAAGGACTTCCAGAGCCAGGAGACAgagccctcttcctcctcctcctcctcctctcagcatCTTCCTAAAG GTCCAGCTCTGAACGCCACGGCCCCTAAAAAGATG ACTACCTCTGCCTCCCTTCAGATGGGGGAGAGCTCCATGTCCCACACTCCCCGGGAGAAGACCCCCAACAAGGACTTAGTgcccggctccgccccctcgcagCCCGCCCACTCTGAGACCCAGGAGGACACGCCCCCCAGTGGCTCGGCcaatcaggagagagagggagacaagaaGGCCAAAACCGCAGAGACGTACGGCTACATCGTGACCAATCAGAG cCTCAGGCTTCAGGACGGGGTTCTCTTGCTGGGCCGTCTAGCGGAGAGGATTGACCTCTCCCCCGGCGCCCTCGTCAACATCAG TGTGGTCGGACCAGCGATGACCTTCAGAGTCCGGCCCAACGCCCAGAACCTCAGCGCTGAAGACGTCTCCGGGAAAGCAG TCGCTGAGAAGAGCTTCCTGGAGTCGGGCACCGGGCTGGAGATCCTACAGGCCGGCGTCGGAGAG aagCAGGAGGGTCCGGCTCCCCTCCAGGCCCAGCGGCTCCCGCCCGGAGGGTCCCGCTGGGGGTTTGGGATCCTGGTGGTCACCAGCTGCGTGGGGGCGGTCCTCGCGGCTGCCATGACGATCACCTGTCTGAGACGCCACGCCCACCGGCTCGCCGCCAGGAAGCTGGGGCTCGGACCGGAGGGGGGGTCCTTCACCCACCAGGAGTACCAG gacCTGTGCCGGCAGCACATGGCCTCCAGGGGGGCCTTTGGGCgcctggaggcggcggctctgggggcggcggcgggcccCGGGGGCGGCGGTGCCGGGCGGGGCcccggggtcggggtcggggccaCGGCGGGggtcgggggcggggccgacggGTCGCGGGTCAGCAGCGTGTCGTCCCAGTTCAGCGAGGGGGCGGCGCCCAGCCCGGGCTCCCacagctccaccccctcctggTGCGAGGAGCCGGCGCAGGCCAACATGGACATCTCTACTGGTCACATGGTCCTG gcctaCATGGAGGACCACCTGAGGAACAAGGACCGCCTCCTGCAGGAGTGGGAGGCGCTCTGCTCCTACCAGGCGGAGCCTAGTGCCGTCAGCTCCGCCCACAGCCCCGCCCATCTCAAGAAGAACCGCAGCCCTGACTTTGTGCCCT atGACCACTCCAGGGTGAAGCTCCGGGCTGAGGTCAACCCCTCCCGGGACGACTACATCAATGCCAGCACCATA ATCGAGCACGACCCCCGGATGCCGGCCTACATTGCGACGCAGGGGCCACTGTCTCACACCATCTCTGACTTCTGGCAGGTGAGACCTGGACTGAGGAGGG